The Arachis duranensis cultivar V14167 chromosome 9, aradu.V14167.gnm2.J7QH, whole genome shotgun sequence genomic sequence CAATCAACTCTTCCAATATAGGATTTCAGGTACTTTGTTTCTTTCACTTCTTTCACCGTTTAccgtgatgatgatgatttttcagTTTTTCCTTCTGTTTTGGTTCTTGTAATGTAATATGCGTGGgtatcttttttcttattttggcAGCTATTGAAGAAGCATGGTTGGAAAGAAGGCACCGGTCTTGGGGTCTCTGAGCAGGTAtttccttttccctttttttatcttcttactCTCTGAAGATGGAATCAGCAATCATAACACTGATATAATTTTGAACAGTTATGTTACACTGTGAATTCACGTCAAACTATTTTCTTGATAATTCCGTTGGAAAATTTGTATACTTTTGGGGGAAAATGAGTTGAATTTGGTTTGGTTTTTCTAAATATTAAGACGTAGATGGACTGCAGGActgtcctttttcttttttttttttttctttcacatCACTTTGCATGTTGAGATTATAAATTGTGAAGCCTATCTGTGTTGCACACTATATTAGAAGCATAATAAATGGTGGAATGCCTATACATCACTAATGAGTTTATGAGGTTATGTTTGTTTGTCACCCCAATTCCAACAGTGGTTGCAAGTCTACTCTTGCAATGCTTCCATTTTCTCAGCAATTGTAGTCTATTTTTAAACTTTGATAGTTAGTTTGTGTAAGGTAATTTCAATTCGCTTGCAGAAAATATAATAAGTTTATTGTCCAAACAGGGTAGATTAGAGCCTGTAGAAACATATGTGAAGAATAATAAGCGAGGTTTGGGAGCAGATAAAGCGAAGAAAAAGGCTGTCAAACCTGTTCATACTGATGATGGTTCTAGGGAAAACAATAAGCAGGtatgttctattttttttcttttctaaatctTGTCATCTAAGATTATCTACCGTTCTATGTTCTATTTGATTTAGACTATGTTAAAAATTATAGCTTGGCAACTTACTTGGGAGAAGGACTTTGGCTTGGCAATATATTCTGGTAGTTTAGCATAATTGTGCAATGTTCGCCATTAGTTGGCCGAGCTGTCTGGTTGAAGATATTGAGTCATACATCCCTTTTGATATGATTTGCTGCTATTTTGACATCGTGACAGCTTGCTGTCTTTATTTTCTACATCATCTGCTTGTTCTTTGATATTGTACATGACATGATTTCCTGATTTTCATCGACTTCAATTGCTTTTAGGAAACTAAGAAGAAAACCAAAGCACTTTCTAAACGGATTAGAAAGATGGAGGAGTTTGAGAGGAAGATGCAAGAGAAGGAATTTGAGCGTGCTTTCTTCAGGGAGTTCTGGCCAGAAAATGTATAATTGATAATAAGGTGTATCACACCATTATATGTCATCATTACCTCCTGCATTTACCATCGAATACTGTAGATTAGTTCATGGTTTGTGCAAATTGGATCTTCAAGCATTTTCACAACATACAGGAGTTCAGAAGCCTTTGCAAGACAAAAGGAGTTACAGCATATTTTAACTGTAAATAATAaacttttctttaattattttttgtaaaattgataaaatatgtAAAGGCTGAGGGTacttaacgttttttttttggtcaaagGATACTTAACGTTAACCCACCTCTAAAGAGTAAAAATGCCCCcaattgtatttttttcgaaTTAGTGTTTCACCCCAACACCCCTAGTCCTCTATGGCCCTATTCCTATGTCCCTGATAGGTAAAATCTTGAAAGCATTGGGTTCGTGCTAACAGAATGTTGCCATCAAACACTTTTTTGTGGATCCGGCTCTTCTAAAGTTGTATTgtcattttagagaaaaaagtaCACTATTAATCACCATTGAATTAAAATAGTGGGGTTCACAAATAATAAATGTTACAAATTTAAAGGCAATTAAAACATTATTTTACCACTTTACTAACATTGTCACTTTAgatcctttttttttgttaaatatgaaACTTTATCGTTTTCCATTTGGTCTTGTTTCTCATCAAATTGGTGCAAAATAGATAGAAACCGGCAAGTTTTTCAGATTTTTTGTTcttaagaaaatatttaatgAAACCATCCCTGACTTTTGTAGGTATATTGGTGCAAGTGATTTACATAAAAGAAATACATGCTATATCCTACTAAGCACGCGTTAaatcaagaagaagattttCTAAGTTTGAAACGCTAGTGAAGGCACATACGGATCCATAAAATAATAAGCTTTTCTCTGAATCCTGTATACAATCCTGTCAATGTTTTCCGGAGATAATTTTGTAACATGTCTGATATGTATGATAATGAGCTTTCAAAACCTAACCACAGGAACAGCTATGATATTCAAAATTGGTATGTTGAAGTGAAAGCACATTATGCCATACAAAACTTCCAAATGAACTGGGGTTTAGTACAAGGGGAAAGCACGAATGAGGTAAGAGAATATACAACTTAGCTgccaaaaacaaaaatcatttCGCGCTTATGGGATagacaaaaatttaatattggGTTAATGATTGATGATTACCCATGGAATAGTGTCAACCTATGCTGGTATCAAGCCATATGATTGAAGTACAATGCAAGTAAACGCAACATcatcttcttttcttgctttcttcaGCCTTAATGAGCTGGACAGGTGCAGCTGGTATTCTGACCCACCATTCTTTAAGGCGCCTTATCCATCTGGCACTACTTTCCCTCCTCCATGGCATCGCCCTTGTGTAACCCTCAACGAACACCAccaaaaatatgtattttggaGGAACAAAAGCAAACACGGCAGCTATGAAAACCATGAACATTGCAACCTTCTCTGTAGCCTGCAGGAGGAAAATAAAGTTCCTTATGAATCAATTTGTTTAACCATCATACAGCTTACAATGAAATAGACAACAACTAGGATACCCACTGGTGGTAATAGAGCAAGTAGAAGCGCTCTCATTTTCAGGAGAACAATATTTCCAGCTTGAATAAGTGATTCAAATTGCGTAATGGCCTCTTGTAATGTCAGCAGTTGTTCTACTGCATTTTTATTTGGTGGCGCAGTTATTATGAATGCTTCTAATGGTCGTCCCTTTCTAAAATGCCTATGCCAGAGCATGACAATTGCAGTGAACATGAAAATTGATGGCACTAAATATTGAATCCATCCCCTGTACATCAATGTTAACAAACTTGTTTATCATCCAATCTTCAACACAAGAATATCAATTATTAAACAGCGATCACTGTCAGATCCGGTTGGCAATCAATTTTTGAGTATCTTTTGCTATGTGATTTTAGTTACTTTGCAGCTAAATCTCAATATCCAGTACAGATTAAATTTATACACCGATTAGTAATGAAGTTGAGTCCTGTCCATAAGTCCAAGGGGAAAACAATAAGAAACTAACGATACCCCATTCTTGGGCCTAACTCGATAGATTAAGGATTCAGACCAATGGTTATATATATGAGATTGATGAGACGAAGTTAAGGACCATGAATGAAGGTTTAATAATTTTCAACTCTAAGGAAAACCAAATTGAAACAATTTATGCATAGAGTAACCTGCTTTAACATGGTCACCTAATAATATGCCAAATATTACAGTCGAAATATTACCTTATAATTACATAGCAGGAGAGAATCAAAAACAATGTTGATTTGCAAAAGTCTTTCCACAAGGTCAAATGCCATAGTCGGATAGCAAGTTCTATCAATGGGAATAGTAGTTCCTACAAGGAGATAAACAAATCATCCATACCATATCATACAGCAAAAACCATAGGCTCCATCTATAATTTCCTTATCTGCTTGAGGAAATCTTCTAATGAGCATATATTCTGGGCTTATAGATAGCCTAACCCATTGAGCATATCTTTTGAGTTGAAAATTGAAATACAATTTCAGTATGAagcaaattatttatattgagCTTAGATGTACCGAGGAGAACAAATGATATCaccaaaagcaaaaacaaaatatattttacttatTTTGCATTCAACTAGAATCCAgcaaattagtatttttatggTGCTTAGGAAGCATTTACAGTTCTAATTATTTTCAGCACATGTAAGTTGAAGTGTTTGTaagattttaataaattattttctagCGAGAGCATGAGGTATCACATTTTCAGCTCATTTGAATCACCAATAAGACTAAGCTATTCATTAATGCAGAAGCAGTAAATTGAGTTACCATGATTTCCACGATGAATATGAGTTGTGATTTaagttttcttaaaaaaaaaaaaagcaaacaaaATGATAATGGGACAAAAGTCATAATGAACCTTCATTACTGCAGCATTTGTATCAatgccttcaaccttcacttgGTCCACAGTTGCCTGTGCAGCTGCAACTTTTCCAGTGTCATTAAGGGACTGTTTCACTGCCACTTCCAAGGGACTTATCTCACCAACACGGATATCACCAACAGCAATTGTTTCTTCATAAACATTAGCCACACATTTTGATTTAAATCCATGAGAGGAAAGTGCCACAACTGACGGTGGAGATAAAACCGGTTGTCTTTTTGTATCTAAAGTCCCAGGAATATCACGTTTAATGGAAACAGCAGTTAGATATGTCAAGCTATTTGTCAGGGTTTCCAAGATCATATCTCCCCGTGGAAGAGTTTCAGCCAGGCTAAAAGTAAGCAAGGTTTTATAGTTAGATGAGAAAAACTTGAAAGCCTCTTTAACTGCACGATACCGGAAAACACCCAGCATAGCCCTGGCAAGTACTTCTGATTTCTGTGCCTCTTTAAGGTAGTATTTTCTGATAAACTGGTGAGAACGGAGAACCTCCAGGCTAATGTCCAACCAATAGTCACGACGGAAGTTTGCTTTAAATTCAGGGAATTCAAAATAAACAGGCTCTGCTCTGTCAATACATTTTGAAAAACCATAAAATTTGAATTGGAAAGCGAGTGAAATATATAGACCAGTCTCATAAAGTATTTGTTACAACTTACACAGAAGTTGATTTATACATCACGGCTTTATCAAAAAGGCGAGCACCAAGGGGTCCAGTCAAGTCAGGCTTTATGACTTGCTTCATGTCTGTGCCGAGATCATATCGAATAGCTTTCTCATACAAACCAACTCCAAGTGGCTCAAAGTATAGAGCATAATTGGTCAGGGTCAACCGCCCTATGAAGGTAAGAAATTTGGGGTTCCTAAGTCCGTTATTCAACGCATTGTTCATACATAATGCATAAAGAAATGGCTAAAACTGCATGATCAGCAATAGCTTACTTCATTCCACAATTACTCCAACTTGCTGGATTCATCCACCTAAATTCTAAAAGACTATTTAGGGCcacaaaaaataagaagaaaaagaaaagaattctaAGAAGAAGGATTCACTTAGCAGAATGAATAATTTTTGTGGCTCCATCAATCCTGAAGATAACAAAAAAGAGCTAGATACTATTAATGCAAACTATAGGAACCCTCTATGGCTCTATCATCCTAGAAGTATCTCAGTCACTCGGTGTCCAAGATCGAATGAGACCCTATAATCAACAGGGGCAACTAGACTATATGAATGCCTGATAGAATGACTCACCCGGCCATGCAGACATTCCAATATGTTGAAGAACAGGTTGAGTTGGTATTGTTCCATCAACATCGAGGACAATCTCTTCTTCGGCAAGCTGAAGATTCCCAGAACAAGCAGCCAGCGCATTTTTAGAATTCTTCAGAACTCTGCATGCACCGCATTGTTAAGAACAAACAAACAATGCAGATCACTGAAAGGTCATCCAACAGAAACTGAAGTTGATGGAAGCAAAACAATAGCCATACTTATCAAGGAATCTTAGGTATTTGTCATAAACAAGAAAGTGGAGGCGATTCTCGGAAGAAACAGTGAGCGCGCTAAAGAGATTGTGGACGGTTATTATATCAGCAACAGTAACACAAGCAGGGGCTATCCTGGAGAAAGCTTCCAGACCAACCGTTTTTTCATCATCAACCTAACTCCAACCAACTAAACAATCAAACAAATCGCAATGCCGCATCGTTCATTATTCATTAGAAAACAGAAAGTAGAAAGAACCTGAAGTGCCATGTTAGTGGAActggaatagaagaaggaaccTTCATCTTCATCACCATTAGCCTCGTATCTTCTGCATTTAGGAGTTTCCTGCAATTTTGATCacatcatcattcatcacatCACACACTTTGTTAACAATTTGAACTATGTATTATGAGAACAGAGAGAGACATTGTCGTCGCTCTCGACGCTGGGGGATTCCCAGGCGAGCATCATGTCATAGGTCAAACGACGGAAGTGCTTGTCGTTTAGGTAATTGGGAGTGGCGGTGAATTTGTGAAGAGCCTTGAAGGAGCAGAACTCCAGAAGGTTCCTAGCGTAAGTTAGAAGCTCCTTGACGCTCAACGGAAGCTCCGAATCGAAGGCGTGTTGTAGTTCGTGAGTCGAAACTCCAAGGATCCTGAGAAAGAGAATGAAATCAATTAGATTAGACGGTTTTTGATGAATTGGAATGaatggaagaagagaagagaagagaggagaactGAGAAGAGCGAGCGACGACAGAGTTGGCGAGAGGAGAGAGCTGAGGGATGGGTTTGAAGGATAAGTTGTTTTTTGGAGAAGGAGGAAGGGCGGAGGAGGGGCGGTTGCGGCGGTTGAAGAGCGATCTGATGGAATCTTGTTGGTTTCGGAGGAAGGACTCCCACGGTGACATTCTTTTGTTTGAAATTCCGTTGAAATGCTCAGTCTCAGATTCAACGTCGGTTTCGGGTTCCGATTCCATGTTCGGAGAGGGGTGAAATGGCGATGCAATCCGCGCCAAATGGGTTGTTTGTGTTGTTGCTTGATCACTGGGTAAACTTTTATCTTTTccgcttctttcttctttctcacttaatttttgaatcaaatttcTCCAGTCGATAATCGCTTCTAGTTCCAATAATAATTCGGGTGATAGGGAcaacaaattttataatatgtaattattaattaattattattaatattttttatagtgtgagattacatctaatggtattgaattacttactttttttaattggtTAAGTGTTGACttctaaactttttttattatatagatataattaatggtataaacaatatttttccatataaaaatacatgaaagtaatcaaactttttttaaaatattgcttCTAGGGTCACAATTTGACTTTAACTACAAGATTAAGAANNNNNNNNNNNNNNNNNNNNNNNNNNNNNNNNAAATATTAgctactaaaattatttttatttattaaatttgtataaaaaataacaaatgtcCTATTAACAATatggttaaaaaaataaaaataaaaaatgaaaaatatttttaaaaaataaagatgaacacTTCTAATGTACTACATACATCATTTTTCGTTTtctcttaatattttttcaattttttcttttcgcTCCAAACTTTattaaatgaagaagaaaataatatttttatacattttattcttgaattttactatacatttaaatatttttgttaattaagttAGTCCAAATTCAATAATACTAACTCACACAATATATGCATGAATCATACATTTTTTTTcgcattttttttgttgttgttcttttattactgtagattttttttttctcatcctcctcttcttcttcctgaCTGTTGCatcattttttcctttttttgtttgtattcttattaaaaatatgaaagaaaaaaattatgagtaggtaaaaataagaagaagagagaatgttggagaattttaaattatgtaaaacttattttaaaaaataatataaaaactttTTAACTGTGatacaatatattttttaattttgacattgAAATTTCTTAATCGTAGCACAGGTTTTTGTTAAGAGaatgaaatatgaaaatttatGAGAATGTGAAatatgatgacgatgatgatgataatgtaATGGTGATGAAGAAAGGAATAATAGGAGGAGGAAGGGGTGTTTTAAATTGtgcatattttattaaaaatagaacTGAAATTTCTTAACCGTGACACATATTTTTGTTAGGAGGAtgaaacaacaaaaattatGAGAATGTAAAAcacgaagaaaaagaagacgatgaaaaaaaaaagaggaaaaagagttttgaattgtgtaaaatttattataaaaatagcacataaaaattttaattgtgacacataaaatttttttattttgacattaaattttttaacattgacacaattttttaactaatttttcttatcattgAATTGATTGAGTGATATTGAACTCGTGTATAAGATGTCTAACCATTCTTTGTCACTTGtaacaaattattatattttttgtttcaaaatatatttgagtgtattttgttggttgagtaagttaagattttgaaaatgcgattctttaaaattttagtgtGTCATTTATAAAgttgaagaaaaaatatagattGAATATGCTAGGTTTAACTGAAACCAAGAGGGAGGCTGTGTCTAGGTTTGATGTAGCACACTTATGGGGTTGTGATATAGTTGATTGGGATTTTGTGGAATCTGTCGGTGCATCGGGTGGTTTATTGTTAATTTGGGTTAACTTTTTATTTCAAAGATTGAACTGCTATAAAGGGGATGGCTGGGTGTGCGTTGAAGATTTtctgacaaaaaataatttcaaatgtGCTTTCTGCTTGGTGTATGGTGCACTTGTTCGGAGTGAGAAACTAGTCATGTGGGAGGAGTTAAGCTACATGGTGGGTCTATGTCAGGTTTCGTTTTGCTTCATGGAAGACTTTAACGAAATACTACAtttggaagaaagaaaaggtGCTACTAGCCTACCGGCATCTGCGGAGGATTTTAAGAAATGGGTACAAGATTTACAGCTAGTCGATTTACCGTTAACCGACCGGAAGTTCACATGGTTTCGAGGTAGTTCGTGTAGCCACATTGATAGGATTCTGGTCAGTTTGAAGTGGCTTGAGGAGTTTCCAGATACTCGTTTGAAAGGAGGACCGCGAGGCCTATCAGATCATTGCCCATTGATTTTAGAAGATTCTAGAATCTGTGCGGGTCCAAGACCTTTTTGTAGTTTGGACTCCTGGTTTACACATGAAGGATTTCTAAAATTGGTAAAGGATGAGTGGAGGAAATTGGGAGGTGACATGTTTACAAACAAGTTGAAGGCGTTGACAGTACTGCTCAAGAGATGGCATAGGGATAATT encodes the following:
- the LOC107467577 gene encoding uncharacterized protein LOC107467577; protein product: MESEPETDVESETEHFNGISNKRMSPWESFLRNQQDSIRSLFNRRNRPSSALPPSPKNNLSFKPIPQLSPLANSVVARSSQILGVSTHELQHAFDSELPLSVKELLTYARNLLEFCSFKALHKFTATPNYLNDKHFRRLTYDMMLAWESPSVESDDNETPKCRRYEANGDEDEGSFFYSSSTNMALQVDDEKTVGLEAFSRIAPACVTVADIITVHNLFSALTVSSENRLHFLVYDKYLRFLDKVLKNSKNALAACSGNLQLAEEEIVLDVDGTIPTQPVLQHIGMSAWPGRLTLTNYALYFEPLGVGLYEKAIRYDLGTDMKQVIKPDLTGPLGARLFDKAVMYKSTSVAEPVYFEFPEFKANFRRDYWLDISLEVLRSHQFIRKYYLKEAQKSEVLARAMLGVFRYRAVKEAFKFFSSNYKTLLTFSLAETLPRGDMILETLTNSLTYLTAVSIKRDIPGTLDTKRQPVLSPPSVVALSSHGFKSKCVANVYEETIAVGDIRVGEISPLEVAVKQSLNDTGKVAAAQATVDQVKVEGIDTNAAVMKELLFPLIELAIRLWHLTLWKDFCKSTLFLILSCYVIIRGWIQYLVPSIFMFTAIVMLWHRHFRKGRPLEAFIITAPPNKNAVEQLLTLQEAITQFESLIQAGNIVLLKMRALLLALLPPATEKVAMFMVFIAAVFAFVPPKYIFLVVFVEGYTRAMPWRRESSARWIRRLKEWWVRIPAAPVQLIKAEESKKRR
- the LOC107467589 gene encoding uncharacterized protein LOC107467589, with translation MEDTLGSTSSSTAINSSNIGFQLLKKHGWKEGTGLGVSEQGRLEPVETYVKNNKRGLGADKAKKKAVKPVHTDDGSRENNKQETKKKTKALSKRIRKMEEFERKMQEKEFERAFFREFWPENV